From Medicago truncatula cultivar Jemalong A17 chromosome 7, MtrunA17r5.0-ANR, whole genome shotgun sequence, a single genomic window includes:
- the LOC25498785 gene encoding TMV resistance protein N isoform X2, whose translation MDSNSTSNQSVQYPTADRSRTWFFRSLHALCGRQSFSDLNILDEEGTTTTDLNILNEEGTTEIACSSNEDEEGTTAAACSWNDVDRTQSYRYRYDVFISFRGIDTRKTFADHLYAHLTRKGIFTFMDDQQLEKGESISLQLRQAIQQSRLSIVVFSEDYAGSTWCLDEMTVIADCLTKLKQIVLPVFYYVDPSHVRKQNGKYENAFVLHTETFKHVDPQKVDRWKRAMTCLAGLAGWDVTDKSEYKAIEIIVQAVIEKLGHKFSGFADDLIGIQTRVEELEFMLELSSDDDGCRVLGIWGMDGIGKTTLANVLYDTISHQYQFDACCFVEDVSKIYRDGGAIAVQKRILDQTIKEKNLEGYSPSEISGIISNRLYKLKLLLVLDNVDQSVQLQELHINPISLCAGSRIIITTRDKHILIEYEADIVYEAELLNDNDAHELLCRKAFKSDYSSSDYEELIPEVLKYAQGLPLAIRVMGSFLYKRKTAQWRAALEGWQNNPDSGIMKVLRSSFEGLELREKEIFLHVACFFDGEREDYVRRILHACGLQPNIGIPLLVEKSLITIRNQEIHMHEMLQELGKQIVREQHPDEPRLWSRLWLYSDFCHAMTTQSEGIKAKAIILNQKEEVSKFNHYRDEDLSTMKNLKVLILYHTNFSGSPIFLSNSLYYLLWSGYPFMSLPSNFNPYQLVELNMPDSNIEQLWIGMQHLPNLKRMDLSNSKNLKMTPCFDGILNLERLDLTGCINLSHVDPSIGLLTELVFLSLQNCSSLVSLDFGNSAQLWSLKVLRLSDCTQLENTPDFSGLSFLQYLDMDRCASLSTIHESIGALANLRFLSLKDCTNLVGIPDSFKKMASLRTLDLCRCSKFTELGCTSTSPLHLQSLIYLDLSFCSISIIPDAIGELMCLERLNLQGNNFTSIPSSLSWLHNLSYLNLSHCHKLWSLPSLPIPTESGPSDSVGRYFKTTSGSRNHRSGLYIFDSPNCMKSISLLGNIYFNYFPITWVLRLLKEPLLFRCGFDFVVPWHEETNGSDGKRAFCSDNISDLFDYQFIGGSIVSINNSFMDADWLGFLFFVTFELKNHHVLSSSPHPSHSLPPLPHPFYLSFESEYTEERFDMSLDLERNTVDGKNYLWTIFISREHCHFVETGVQITFKARQGLIIKEWGLRVVTKIDIEGSKMRTSVHLPLQFIDNAEGSSIVNDNNFETKIQLPYNWLVSNEDSIENDRTKGKETDLFNLGLFTERPQ comes from the exons ATGGACTCAAACTCAACGTCAAACCAATCTG TTCAATACCCTACTGCAGATCGTTCGAGAACTTGGTTCTTCCGATCATTACATGCCTTGTGTGGCCGTCAGTCTTTTTCTGATTTGAACATCTTGGATGAAGAAGGTACAACTACAACTGATTTGAACATCTTGAATGAAGAAGGTACAACTGAAATTGCTTGTTCTTCGAATGAGGATGAAGAAGGTACAACTGCAGCTGCTTGTTCTTGGAATGATGTTGATAGGACTCAAAGCTATAGATATAGATACGACGTGTTTATCAGTTTCAGAGGTATTGACACCCGTAAAACCTTTGCTGACCATCTCTATGCTCATCTCACTAGAAAAGGTATTTTCACGTTCATGGATGACCAGCAGCTCGAGAAAGGGGAATCCATTTCACTCCAACTTCGACAGGCAATTCAACAATCGCGTCTTTCTATAGTTGTCTTCTCAGAAGATTATGCTGGCTCAACTTGGTGTTTGGATGAAATGACTGTTATTGCCGACTGCCTTacaaaactaaaacaaattgTTTTACCTGTTTTCTATTATGTCGATCCATCTCATGTCCGAAAACAAAATGGAAAGTATGAGAATGCCTTTGTTTTACACACGGAGACATTCAAACATGTTGATCCACAGAAGGTTGATAGGTGGAAGAGAGCTATGACCTGTTTGGCTGGATTAGCTGGTTGGGATGTGACCGATAA GTCAGAATATAAAGCGATTGAAATTATTGTCCAGGCTGTAATAGAAAAGTTGGGTCATAAGTTCTCAGGTTTTGCTGATGACCTGATCGGAATACAAACTCGAGTAGAAGAATTAGAATTTATGTTAGAACTAAGTTCAGATGATGATGGTTGTCGAGTTTTAGGAATATGGGGGATGGATGGCATAGGAAAGACAACTCTTGCAAATGTCTTGTATGACACAATCTCCCATCAATATCAATTTGATGCTTGTTGTTTCGTTGAGGATGTCAGCAAAATTTATAGAGATGGTGGTGCTATTGCTGTGCAGAAACGAATTCTAGATCAgactataaaagaaaaaaatctggaaGGATACAGTCCATCTGAAATATCTGGAATTATATCAAACAGGCTATACAAGTTGAAGCTCCTACTAGTCCTCGACAATGTTGATCAATCTGTGCAACTACAAGAATTGCATATAAATCCTATATCCCTTTGTGCAGGAAGTAGAATAATCATAACCACTAGGGATAAGCATATTCTCATAGAATACGAAGCTGATATAGTTTATGAGGCTGAATTGCTGAATGATAATGACGCTCATGAACTTCTGTGTAGAAAAGCCTTCAAAAGTGATTATTCGAGCAGTGATTATGAAGAGCTGATTCCGGAGGTACTAAAGTATGCTCAAGGTCTTCCATTAGCAATTAGAGTAATGGGTTCTTTCTTGTATAAAAGAAAAACCGCCCAATGGAGAGCAGCGTTGGAAGGATGGCAGAATAATCCAGATAGTGGAATTATGAAAGTGCTTCGGTCAAGTTTTGAGGGACTAGAGctaagagagaaagaaatatttTTGCACGTTGCTTGCTTCTTTGACGGGGAGAGGGAAGATTATGTAAGGAGAATTCTACATGCTTGTGGATTGCAGCCTAATATTGGAATTCCACTTCTTGTTGAAAAATCACTAATAACTATTAGAAACCAAGAAATTCATATGCATGAAATGTTGCAAGAGTTGGGGAAACAAATTGTTCGCGAACAACATCCTGATGAGCCGAGATTGTGGAGTAGATTATGGCTTTACAGTGATTTCTGTCATGCAATGACTACACAATCG gaAGGAATAAAAGCTAAAGCCATAATTCTAAATCAAAAGGAGGAAGTCAGCAAATTCAATCATTATAGGGATGAAGATTTATCGACAATGAAAAATTTGAAAGTGCTCATATTGTATCATACAAATTTTTCAGGAAGCCCCATATTTCTTTCTAATTCCCTATACTATCTTCTGTGGAGTGGTTACCCTTTCATGTCTCTGCCATCAAATTTTAATCCATATCAGCTCGTAGAATTGAATATGCCGGATAGCAACATTGAGCAACTATGGATAGGCATGCAG CATCTCCCCAATTTGAAAAGGATGGATCTTAGCAACTCTAAAAATCTGAAGATGACTCCATGTTTTGATGGAATCCTAAACCTGGAGCGGCTAGATCTTACAGGATGCATAAACTTATCGCATGTGGATCCATCAATTGGACTTCTTACGGAACTTGTATTCTTGAGTTTGCAGAACTGTAGTAGTCTAGTTAGCCTTGATTTTGGAAATTCAGCACAATTATGGTCTCTAAAAGTTTTGCGTCTCTCTGATTGCACACAACTGGAAAACACACCGGATTTCAGTGGATTGAGTTTTCTACAGTATCTTGATATGGACCGATGTGCAAGTTTATCAACAATTCATGAATCTATTGGGGCTCTTGCAAATCTTAGATTCCTAAGTTTGAAAGACTGCACAAATCTTGTAGGGATACCCGACAGTTTTAAGAAGATGGCATCGCTTAGAACTCTAGATCTATGCAGATGCTCGAAATTTACAGAGCTAGGATGTACTTCCACTTCTCCTCTGCATCTGCAATCTTTGATTTATCTAGACTTAAGCTTTTGCAGTATTTCCATAATACCTGATGCTATTGGAGAATTAATGTGTTTGGAACGACTAAATCTTCAAGGAAATAACTTCACTTCAATTCCTTCTTCATTAAGTTGGCTTCACAATCTATCGTATTTAAACTTGTCTCATTGCCATAAGCTTTGGAGTTTGCCTTCGCTCCCTATCCCAACAGAAAGTGGTCCATCAGATTCAGTTGGAAGATATTTTAAAACAACATCTGGATCCCGTAATCATAGATCaggattatatatttttgattcTCCCAATTGCATGAAGTCTATATCCTTGTTGGGCAACATATATTTCAATTACTTCCCCATTACATGGGTATTAAGACTATTGAAG GAACCTCTTCTCTTTCGGTGCGGCTTTGACTTTGTTGTTCCTTGGCATGAGGAAACTAACGGCTCTGATGGAAAACGTGCTTTCTGCTCTGACAATATTTCAGACTTGTTCGATTACCAATTTATAGGGGGTTCAATAGTAAGTATAAATAACTCTTTTATGGATGCTGACTGGCTCGGCTTTCtcttttttgttacatttgagTTAAAGAACCATCATGTACTGTCTAGTTCTCCACATCCATCACACTCTTTGCCACCACTACCACAtcctttttatctttcttttgagAGTGAATACACGGAAGAACGCTTTGATATGTCACTAGATTTGGAACGAAATACGGTTGATGGCAAAAACTATCTTTGGACAATCTTTATCTCTCGGGAACACTGTCATTTTGTAGAAACAGGAGTACAAATCACATTTAAAGCCCGCCAAGGTTTGATTATTAAGGAATGGGGGTTGCGAGTTGTAACCAAGATAGACATAGAGGGCTCAAAAATGAGAACGAGTGTACATCTTCCTTTGCAGTTCATAGATAATGCAGAAGGAAGCAGCATCGTCAACGACAACAACTTTGAGACTAAAATCCAACTTCCTTACAATTGGTTAGTTTCTAACGAAGATTCAATCGAGAATGATAGAACCAAGGGAAAAGAAACCGATCTCTTTAATCTTGGCCTTTTTACTGAAAGACCACAATGA
- the LOC25498785 gene encoding TMV resistance protein N isoform X1, with amino-acid sequence MDSNSTSNQSDAVQYPTADRSRTWFFRSLHALCGRQSFSDLNILDEEGTTTTDLNILNEEGTTEIACSSNEDEEGTTAAACSWNDVDRTQSYRYRYDVFISFRGIDTRKTFADHLYAHLTRKGIFTFMDDQQLEKGESISLQLRQAIQQSRLSIVVFSEDYAGSTWCLDEMTVIADCLTKLKQIVLPVFYYVDPSHVRKQNGKYENAFVLHTETFKHVDPQKVDRWKRAMTCLAGLAGWDVTDKSEYKAIEIIVQAVIEKLGHKFSGFADDLIGIQTRVEELEFMLELSSDDDGCRVLGIWGMDGIGKTTLANVLYDTISHQYQFDACCFVEDVSKIYRDGGAIAVQKRILDQTIKEKNLEGYSPSEISGIISNRLYKLKLLLVLDNVDQSVQLQELHINPISLCAGSRIIITTRDKHILIEYEADIVYEAELLNDNDAHELLCRKAFKSDYSSSDYEELIPEVLKYAQGLPLAIRVMGSFLYKRKTAQWRAALEGWQNNPDSGIMKVLRSSFEGLELREKEIFLHVACFFDGEREDYVRRILHACGLQPNIGIPLLVEKSLITIRNQEIHMHEMLQELGKQIVREQHPDEPRLWSRLWLYSDFCHAMTTQSEGIKAKAIILNQKEEVSKFNHYRDEDLSTMKNLKVLILYHTNFSGSPIFLSNSLYYLLWSGYPFMSLPSNFNPYQLVELNMPDSNIEQLWIGMQHLPNLKRMDLSNSKNLKMTPCFDGILNLERLDLTGCINLSHVDPSIGLLTELVFLSLQNCSSLVSLDFGNSAQLWSLKVLRLSDCTQLENTPDFSGLSFLQYLDMDRCASLSTIHESIGALANLRFLSLKDCTNLVGIPDSFKKMASLRTLDLCRCSKFTELGCTSTSPLHLQSLIYLDLSFCSISIIPDAIGELMCLERLNLQGNNFTSIPSSLSWLHNLSYLNLSHCHKLWSLPSLPIPTESGPSDSVGRYFKTTSGSRNHRSGLYIFDSPNCMKSISLLGNIYFNYFPITWVLRLLKEPLLFRCGFDFVVPWHEETNGSDGKRAFCSDNISDLFDYQFIGGSIVSINNSFMDADWLGFLFFVTFELKNHHVLSSSPHPSHSLPPLPHPFYLSFESEYTEERFDMSLDLERNTVDGKNYLWTIFISREHCHFVETGVQITFKARQGLIIKEWGLRVVTKIDIEGSKMRTSVHLPLQFIDNAEGSSIVNDNNFETKIQLPYNWLVSNEDSIENDRTKGKETDLFNLGLFTERPQ; translated from the exons ATGGACTCAAACTCAACGTCAAACCAATCTG atgCAGTTCAATACCCTACTGCAGATCGTTCGAGAACTTGGTTCTTCCGATCATTACATGCCTTGTGTGGCCGTCAGTCTTTTTCTGATTTGAACATCTTGGATGAAGAAGGTACAACTACAACTGATTTGAACATCTTGAATGAAGAAGGTACAACTGAAATTGCTTGTTCTTCGAATGAGGATGAAGAAGGTACAACTGCAGCTGCTTGTTCTTGGAATGATGTTGATAGGACTCAAAGCTATAGATATAGATACGACGTGTTTATCAGTTTCAGAGGTATTGACACCCGTAAAACCTTTGCTGACCATCTCTATGCTCATCTCACTAGAAAAGGTATTTTCACGTTCATGGATGACCAGCAGCTCGAGAAAGGGGAATCCATTTCACTCCAACTTCGACAGGCAATTCAACAATCGCGTCTTTCTATAGTTGTCTTCTCAGAAGATTATGCTGGCTCAACTTGGTGTTTGGATGAAATGACTGTTATTGCCGACTGCCTTacaaaactaaaacaaattgTTTTACCTGTTTTCTATTATGTCGATCCATCTCATGTCCGAAAACAAAATGGAAAGTATGAGAATGCCTTTGTTTTACACACGGAGACATTCAAACATGTTGATCCACAGAAGGTTGATAGGTGGAAGAGAGCTATGACCTGTTTGGCTGGATTAGCTGGTTGGGATGTGACCGATAA GTCAGAATATAAAGCGATTGAAATTATTGTCCAGGCTGTAATAGAAAAGTTGGGTCATAAGTTCTCAGGTTTTGCTGATGACCTGATCGGAATACAAACTCGAGTAGAAGAATTAGAATTTATGTTAGAACTAAGTTCAGATGATGATGGTTGTCGAGTTTTAGGAATATGGGGGATGGATGGCATAGGAAAGACAACTCTTGCAAATGTCTTGTATGACACAATCTCCCATCAATATCAATTTGATGCTTGTTGTTTCGTTGAGGATGTCAGCAAAATTTATAGAGATGGTGGTGCTATTGCTGTGCAGAAACGAATTCTAGATCAgactataaaagaaaaaaatctggaaGGATACAGTCCATCTGAAATATCTGGAATTATATCAAACAGGCTATACAAGTTGAAGCTCCTACTAGTCCTCGACAATGTTGATCAATCTGTGCAACTACAAGAATTGCATATAAATCCTATATCCCTTTGTGCAGGAAGTAGAATAATCATAACCACTAGGGATAAGCATATTCTCATAGAATACGAAGCTGATATAGTTTATGAGGCTGAATTGCTGAATGATAATGACGCTCATGAACTTCTGTGTAGAAAAGCCTTCAAAAGTGATTATTCGAGCAGTGATTATGAAGAGCTGATTCCGGAGGTACTAAAGTATGCTCAAGGTCTTCCATTAGCAATTAGAGTAATGGGTTCTTTCTTGTATAAAAGAAAAACCGCCCAATGGAGAGCAGCGTTGGAAGGATGGCAGAATAATCCAGATAGTGGAATTATGAAAGTGCTTCGGTCAAGTTTTGAGGGACTAGAGctaagagagaaagaaatatttTTGCACGTTGCTTGCTTCTTTGACGGGGAGAGGGAAGATTATGTAAGGAGAATTCTACATGCTTGTGGATTGCAGCCTAATATTGGAATTCCACTTCTTGTTGAAAAATCACTAATAACTATTAGAAACCAAGAAATTCATATGCATGAAATGTTGCAAGAGTTGGGGAAACAAATTGTTCGCGAACAACATCCTGATGAGCCGAGATTGTGGAGTAGATTATGGCTTTACAGTGATTTCTGTCATGCAATGACTACACAATCG gaAGGAATAAAAGCTAAAGCCATAATTCTAAATCAAAAGGAGGAAGTCAGCAAATTCAATCATTATAGGGATGAAGATTTATCGACAATGAAAAATTTGAAAGTGCTCATATTGTATCATACAAATTTTTCAGGAAGCCCCATATTTCTTTCTAATTCCCTATACTATCTTCTGTGGAGTGGTTACCCTTTCATGTCTCTGCCATCAAATTTTAATCCATATCAGCTCGTAGAATTGAATATGCCGGATAGCAACATTGAGCAACTATGGATAGGCATGCAG CATCTCCCCAATTTGAAAAGGATGGATCTTAGCAACTCTAAAAATCTGAAGATGACTCCATGTTTTGATGGAATCCTAAACCTGGAGCGGCTAGATCTTACAGGATGCATAAACTTATCGCATGTGGATCCATCAATTGGACTTCTTACGGAACTTGTATTCTTGAGTTTGCAGAACTGTAGTAGTCTAGTTAGCCTTGATTTTGGAAATTCAGCACAATTATGGTCTCTAAAAGTTTTGCGTCTCTCTGATTGCACACAACTGGAAAACACACCGGATTTCAGTGGATTGAGTTTTCTACAGTATCTTGATATGGACCGATGTGCAAGTTTATCAACAATTCATGAATCTATTGGGGCTCTTGCAAATCTTAGATTCCTAAGTTTGAAAGACTGCACAAATCTTGTAGGGATACCCGACAGTTTTAAGAAGATGGCATCGCTTAGAACTCTAGATCTATGCAGATGCTCGAAATTTACAGAGCTAGGATGTACTTCCACTTCTCCTCTGCATCTGCAATCTTTGATTTATCTAGACTTAAGCTTTTGCAGTATTTCCATAATACCTGATGCTATTGGAGAATTAATGTGTTTGGAACGACTAAATCTTCAAGGAAATAACTTCACTTCAATTCCTTCTTCATTAAGTTGGCTTCACAATCTATCGTATTTAAACTTGTCTCATTGCCATAAGCTTTGGAGTTTGCCTTCGCTCCCTATCCCAACAGAAAGTGGTCCATCAGATTCAGTTGGAAGATATTTTAAAACAACATCTGGATCCCGTAATCATAGATCaggattatatatttttgattcTCCCAATTGCATGAAGTCTATATCCTTGTTGGGCAACATATATTTCAATTACTTCCCCATTACATGGGTATTAAGACTATTGAAG GAACCTCTTCTCTTTCGGTGCGGCTTTGACTTTGTTGTTCCTTGGCATGAGGAAACTAACGGCTCTGATGGAAAACGTGCTTTCTGCTCTGACAATATTTCAGACTTGTTCGATTACCAATTTATAGGGGGTTCAATAGTAAGTATAAATAACTCTTTTATGGATGCTGACTGGCTCGGCTTTCtcttttttgttacatttgagTTAAAGAACCATCATGTACTGTCTAGTTCTCCACATCCATCACACTCTTTGCCACCACTACCACAtcctttttatctttcttttgagAGTGAATACACGGAAGAACGCTTTGATATGTCACTAGATTTGGAACGAAATACGGTTGATGGCAAAAACTATCTTTGGACAATCTTTATCTCTCGGGAACACTGTCATTTTGTAGAAACAGGAGTACAAATCACATTTAAAGCCCGCCAAGGTTTGATTATTAAGGAATGGGGGTTGCGAGTTGTAACCAAGATAGACATAGAGGGCTCAAAAATGAGAACGAGTGTACATCTTCCTTTGCAGTTCATAGATAATGCAGAAGGAAGCAGCATCGTCAACGACAACAACTTTGAGACTAAAATCCAACTTCCTTACAATTGGTTAGTTTCTAACGAAGATTCAATCGAGAATGATAGAACCAAGGGAAAAGAAACCGATCTCTTTAATCTTGGCCTTTTTACTGAAAGACCACAATGA
- the LOC25498785 gene encoding disease resistance protein RUN1 isoform X4 has translation MDSNSTSNQSDAVQYPTADRSRTWFFRSLHALCGRQSFSDLNILDEEGTTTTDLNILNEEGTTEIACSSNEDEEGTTAAACSWNDVDRTQSYRYRYDVFISFRGIDTRKTFADHLYAHLTRKGIFTFMDDQQLEKGESISLQLRQAIQQSRLSIVVFSEDYAGSTWCLDEMTVIADCLTKLKQIVLPVFYYVDPSHVRKQNGKYENAFVLHTETFKHVDPQKVDRWKRAMTCLAGLAGWDVTDKSEYKAIEIIVQAVIEKLGHKFSGFADDLIGIQTRVEELEFMLELSSDDDGCRVLGIWGMDGIGKTTLANVLYDTISHQYQFDACCFVEDVSKIYRDGGAIAVQKRILDQTIKEKNLEGYSPSEISGIISNRLYKLKLLLVLDNVDQSVQLQELHINPISLCAGSRIIITTRDKHILIEYEADIVYEAELLNDNDAHELLCRKAFKSDYSSSDYEELIPEVLKYAQGLPLAIRVMGSFLYKRKTAQWRAALEGWQNNPDSGIMKVLRSSFEGLELREKEIFLHVACFFDGEREDYVRRILHACGLQPNIGIPLLVEKSLITIRNQEIHMHEMLQELGKQIVREQHPDEPRLWSRLWLYSDFCHAMTTQSEGIKAKAIILNQKEEVSKFNHYRDEDLSTMKNLKVLILYHTNFSGSPIFLSNSLYYLLWSGYPFMSLPSNFNPYQLVELNMPDSNIEQLWIGMQHLPNLKRMDLSNSKNLKMTPCFDGILNLERLDLTGCINLSHVDPSIGLLTELVFLSLQNCSSLVSLDFGNSAQLWSLKVLRLSDCTQLENTPDFSGLSFLQYLDMDRCASLSTIHESIGALANLRFLSLKDCTNLVGIPDSFKKMASLRTLDLCRCSKFTELGCTSTSPLHLQSLIYLDLSFCSISIIPDAIGELMCLERLNLQGNNFTSIPSSLSWLHNLSYLNLSHCHKLWSLPSLPIPTESGPSDSVGRYFKTTSGSRNHRSGLYIFDSPNCMKSISLLGNIYFNYFPITWVLRLLKEPLLFRCGFDFVVPWHEETNGSDGKRAFCSDNISDLFDYQFIGGSIGMHFVCRYCV, from the exons ATGGACTCAAACTCAACGTCAAACCAATCTG atgCAGTTCAATACCCTACTGCAGATCGTTCGAGAACTTGGTTCTTCCGATCATTACATGCCTTGTGTGGCCGTCAGTCTTTTTCTGATTTGAACATCTTGGATGAAGAAGGTACAACTACAACTGATTTGAACATCTTGAATGAAGAAGGTACAACTGAAATTGCTTGTTCTTCGAATGAGGATGAAGAAGGTACAACTGCAGCTGCTTGTTCTTGGAATGATGTTGATAGGACTCAAAGCTATAGATATAGATACGACGTGTTTATCAGTTTCAGAGGTATTGACACCCGTAAAACCTTTGCTGACCATCTCTATGCTCATCTCACTAGAAAAGGTATTTTCACGTTCATGGATGACCAGCAGCTCGAGAAAGGGGAATCCATTTCACTCCAACTTCGACAGGCAATTCAACAATCGCGTCTTTCTATAGTTGTCTTCTCAGAAGATTATGCTGGCTCAACTTGGTGTTTGGATGAAATGACTGTTATTGCCGACTGCCTTacaaaactaaaacaaattgTTTTACCTGTTTTCTATTATGTCGATCCATCTCATGTCCGAAAACAAAATGGAAAGTATGAGAATGCCTTTGTTTTACACACGGAGACATTCAAACATGTTGATCCACAGAAGGTTGATAGGTGGAAGAGAGCTATGACCTGTTTGGCTGGATTAGCTGGTTGGGATGTGACCGATAA GTCAGAATATAAAGCGATTGAAATTATTGTCCAGGCTGTAATAGAAAAGTTGGGTCATAAGTTCTCAGGTTTTGCTGATGACCTGATCGGAATACAAACTCGAGTAGAAGAATTAGAATTTATGTTAGAACTAAGTTCAGATGATGATGGTTGTCGAGTTTTAGGAATATGGGGGATGGATGGCATAGGAAAGACAACTCTTGCAAATGTCTTGTATGACACAATCTCCCATCAATATCAATTTGATGCTTGTTGTTTCGTTGAGGATGTCAGCAAAATTTATAGAGATGGTGGTGCTATTGCTGTGCAGAAACGAATTCTAGATCAgactataaaagaaaaaaatctggaaGGATACAGTCCATCTGAAATATCTGGAATTATATCAAACAGGCTATACAAGTTGAAGCTCCTACTAGTCCTCGACAATGTTGATCAATCTGTGCAACTACAAGAATTGCATATAAATCCTATATCCCTTTGTGCAGGAAGTAGAATAATCATAACCACTAGGGATAAGCATATTCTCATAGAATACGAAGCTGATATAGTTTATGAGGCTGAATTGCTGAATGATAATGACGCTCATGAACTTCTGTGTAGAAAAGCCTTCAAAAGTGATTATTCGAGCAGTGATTATGAAGAGCTGATTCCGGAGGTACTAAAGTATGCTCAAGGTCTTCCATTAGCAATTAGAGTAATGGGTTCTTTCTTGTATAAAAGAAAAACCGCCCAATGGAGAGCAGCGTTGGAAGGATGGCAGAATAATCCAGATAGTGGAATTATGAAAGTGCTTCGGTCAAGTTTTGAGGGACTAGAGctaagagagaaagaaatatttTTGCACGTTGCTTGCTTCTTTGACGGGGAGAGGGAAGATTATGTAAGGAGAATTCTACATGCTTGTGGATTGCAGCCTAATATTGGAATTCCACTTCTTGTTGAAAAATCACTAATAACTATTAGAAACCAAGAAATTCATATGCATGAAATGTTGCAAGAGTTGGGGAAACAAATTGTTCGCGAACAACATCCTGATGAGCCGAGATTGTGGAGTAGATTATGGCTTTACAGTGATTTCTGTCATGCAATGACTACACAATCG gaAGGAATAAAAGCTAAAGCCATAATTCTAAATCAAAAGGAGGAAGTCAGCAAATTCAATCATTATAGGGATGAAGATTTATCGACAATGAAAAATTTGAAAGTGCTCATATTGTATCATACAAATTTTTCAGGAAGCCCCATATTTCTTTCTAATTCCCTATACTATCTTCTGTGGAGTGGTTACCCTTTCATGTCTCTGCCATCAAATTTTAATCCATATCAGCTCGTAGAATTGAATATGCCGGATAGCAACATTGAGCAACTATGGATAGGCATGCAG CATCTCCCCAATTTGAAAAGGATGGATCTTAGCAACTCTAAAAATCTGAAGATGACTCCATGTTTTGATGGAATCCTAAACCTGGAGCGGCTAGATCTTACAGGATGCATAAACTTATCGCATGTGGATCCATCAATTGGACTTCTTACGGAACTTGTATTCTTGAGTTTGCAGAACTGTAGTAGTCTAGTTAGCCTTGATTTTGGAAATTCAGCACAATTATGGTCTCTAAAAGTTTTGCGTCTCTCTGATTGCACACAACTGGAAAACACACCGGATTTCAGTGGATTGAGTTTTCTACAGTATCTTGATATGGACCGATGTGCAAGTTTATCAACAATTCATGAATCTATTGGGGCTCTTGCAAATCTTAGATTCCTAAGTTTGAAAGACTGCACAAATCTTGTAGGGATACCCGACAGTTTTAAGAAGATGGCATCGCTTAGAACTCTAGATCTATGCAGATGCTCGAAATTTACAGAGCTAGGATGTACTTCCACTTCTCCTCTGCATCTGCAATCTTTGATTTATCTAGACTTAAGCTTTTGCAGTATTTCCATAATACCTGATGCTATTGGAGAATTAATGTGTTTGGAACGACTAAATCTTCAAGGAAATAACTTCACTTCAATTCCTTCTTCATTAAGTTGGCTTCACAATCTATCGTATTTAAACTTGTCTCATTGCCATAAGCTTTGGAGTTTGCCTTCGCTCCCTATCCCAACAGAAAGTGGTCCATCAGATTCAGTTGGAAGATATTTTAAAACAACATCTGGATCCCGTAATCATAGATCaggattatatatttttgattcTCCCAATTGCATGAAGTCTATATCCTTGTTGGGCAACATATATTTCAATTACTTCCCCATTACATGGGTATTAAGACTATTGAAG GAACCTCTTCTCTTTCGGTGCGGCTTTGACTTTGTTGTTCCTTGGCATGAGGAAACTAACGGCTCTGATGGAAAACGTGCTTTCTGCTCTGACAATATTTCAGACTTGTTCGATTACCAATTTATAGGGGGTTCAATA GGGATGCACTTTGTATGCAGATATTGTGTCTGA